From the genome of Papaver somniferum cultivar HN1 chromosome 2, ASM357369v1, whole genome shotgun sequence, one region includes:
- the LOC113353315 gene encoding uncharacterized protein LOC113353315, whose product MAPRNSSLVLVGFLLIALFSSFSGTAQTSTLCVKNGVVTVNAGIGGTGDELCSETAETIAFKDLCKKDGGTVTAGSGGPGDVLCSGTCIFGVVPLKLKKEGCVTEPCPIEETPCDTSACGSCCCA is encoded by the exons ATGGCTCCAAGAAATAGTTCTCTTGTTTTGGTTGGTTTTCTGTTGATTGCCCTCTTTTCCAGTTTTTCTG GGACCGCTCAAACATCAACACTTTGCGTGAAGAATGGGGTGGTTACTGTTAACGCTGGAATAGGTGGAACTGGTGACGAACTTTGTTCTG AGACCGCTGAAACAATAGCATTTAAAGATCTTTGCAAAAAGGATGGGGGTACTGTAACTGCTGGAAGTGGTGGACCTGGTGACGTTCTTTGTTCTGGTACTTGCATTTTCGGAGTTGTGCCGttaaaacttaaaaaagaagGTTGCGTTACAGAACCATGTCCAATTGAGGAAACCCCATGTGATACCTCGGCGTGTGGTTCGTGCTGTTGTGCTTAA
- the LOC113347703 gene encoding uncharacterized protein LOC113347703, with translation MGDREQGSKDVIKWYWLRLLRKECMLSFRGLLRIGFSIRFQGFLLLPKGIQTLLQGFFCIESAELSQICLYLHWLTGLAILGTFKFGSIGMGFEAYKYACNVKWLGV, from the exons ATGGGTGATCGTGAACAAGGTAGCAAAGACGTGATTAAGTGGTACTGGCTGCGATTGTTGAGGAAAGAATG CATGCTATCTTTCAGAGGCTTGCTGAGGATCGGATTTTCAATCAGATTCCAAGGATTCTTATTACTGCCAAAGGGTATCCAGACATTGCTACAAG GTTTCTTCTGCATCGAATCAGCCGAGCTTTCCCAAATTTGCCTATATTTGCACTGGTTGACTG GGCTAGCTATACTTGGCACCTTTAAGTTCGGAAGTATAGGGATGGGTTTTGAGGCATATAAATATG CTTGCAATGTTAAATGGCTGGGAGTATGA